In Prochlorococcus marinus CUG1415, the sequence AGATTCAGCACATTTCCAATCTCTACAACATTGAAGAACAAGAACAATTAAGCAGAACTTTAACAAATATGAGTTGTGCCGAAAGAGTCTTCTTCTGCAACAGTGGTGCGGAAGCAAATGAATCAGCAATTAAATTAATTAAAAAATATGGGAATACAACAAATAAAGGTAAAGAATCAATTATTCTCGCAGCAGAATCCAGCTTTCATGGAAGGACGCTGGCAGCCTTGAGTGCTACTGGACAGCCCAAATATCAAAAAGGTTTCGAACCAATGATTCAAGGGTTCAAATTTTTTAAATTTAACAATTTTGATTCGGTAAAAAAATTATTTGAAGAGTGTGAAAATAATGATCAAAAAATCTCCGGCGTTTTAGTTGAACCAATACAAGGAGAAGGTGGCGTAATTCCTGGAAGTAAAATATTTTTTAAAAGCCTGCGAGATATATGTGATAAATATCATTCTCTTCTCATTTTAGATGAGGTCCAAAGTGGAGTAGGTCGAACTGGAAAAATGTGGGGTTATGAGAATTTAGAAATTGAACCTGATGGATTCACCCTTGCTAAAGGATTAGGCGGAGGTCATGCAATTGGAGCATTATTGGTAAAAGAAAAAGCCAACATTTTTTCTCCAGGAGATCATGCAAGCACTTTTGGAGGAAACCCTTTCGCCTGTAAAGCTGCCCTAACTGTATTAGAAGAAATAAATAGAAGAAATCTTATCAATAATGTTTATCTAAGAGGGGAACAATTAAGTGCTGGGTTTGAAGAATTGTCAAAAAAATTTCCAAATATTATTAGCGGGAAAAGAGGTTTAGGTTTAATACAAGGTCTGGTGATCAATGATGATTATGCTGATGCAAAAAAAATTACATTAAAAGCTTTTGATAAAGGATTACTGGTAGTTCCTGCAGGAGGAAACGTTGTAAGGATTGTCCCACCATTAGTTATATCGCAAAGAGAAATTAATATTCTTTTGGATAAGCTAAATTCAATTTTTGAAGAGTTATAGCAATTTAAATTTTGAAAAATACAAATTTAAAAATTCTTGAATTATTATCACCTAAATATGAAAGGGATAATATCAAGTTAGGTTTACCAAGAATTAAAAAAGCACTTCAAGAAATTGGTAATCCTTGCAAGAATATCCCTGCGATACAAATTATTGGTACAAATGGGAAAGGATCAATAGCGGCATATTTAGAAAGTATACTTTTTGAAGCTAAAAAGAATTTTGGTGTAACGACATCTCCTCATCTTTTTGACGTATGCGAGAGGATTAGAGTTAATAAAAAAAATATTAACAAAGCTGATTTTGAAAAAATCTATAGATTAATAGAAAAAAATCTTTCAACATTTGAATTAACTCCTTTTGAAAAAATCATTTGCTGCGCACTAAATTTTTTTGACAATGAAAAAGTTGAATTGCTCATTCTTGAAGCTGGCTTAGGGGGACGATTAGACGCGACAACAGCCCATAAATCTAGACCAATAATTGCTATTGGGAATATTGGCTTAGACCATAAAGAATTTCTTGGAGATACGATTGAAAAAATTGCTAAAGAAAAATTAGCAGTTATTGAACAAAACTCGATAGTCATCTCATCCAACCAAAATAGTCAAGTTAAAAATTTAATAACCAAAAAAATTAAAGAGGTTGGAGCAGAAATTATCTGGAAAGATTCAATTTCAAACAGCTATGAGCTTGGATTAAAAGGAATTTTCCAAAAGCAAAATGCTTCAGTAGCTGTTGGAGCAATTGAAGCGCTGAATAATTTGGGATTTAACATTAAAGAAAAACACATATCTGAAGGTCTTAAAAATACTGCTTGGAAAGGAAGGCTAGAAATAATAAATTATTTCAAAAAAGAAATTCTGGTAGATTGTGCGCATAATTATCCTGCTGCAAAAGCACTCTCTAATGAGCGAAGAAATTGGGAGAATGAAGATAAAGGAATTTATTGGATTTTAGGTGTCCAAAGACAAAAAGATATTTACGCAATATTAAAAACACTGCTAAAGAAAAATGATCACTTATTACTTGTTCCAGTTCCAAACCAACCTAGTTGGCAATTAAACGAGCTCTCTCAGATTAAAGAAATTGACTTTCAAAAAATAATTGAATTTAAAAGATTTGAACTTGCCATTGAGTATTTATTTTCCCTAGAACAGTGGCCACCTAATCATCCTGTTCTAACAGGTTCTATTTTTTTAGTTGCTGAATTTATTAAATTTGCAAATAAACAGAAATGTTAAATATTAAATTGTTCCTTTACTTCCCAACCTTCCAATTTTCCTGGATTTAATAGCCCTTTAGGATCAAATTTTAATTTCGCTTTTACTTGATCTGCGTCCACCACTCCTAGGCCTCCGCCTTCGACAGTTAAAACATGGGGATTAAAAATAAACGCACCAAGTTTCTTACAATCTTCCGTTATTTCATTTAATTCATCTATCCCATTCCACTTTAATACAGGCAAAGCTGCTAATCGCGGTGATCCTTGTTGAGAAACTGCCTCTAAATGCCAAAGAACTTTTTTACCCCATTTTTTTCTCAAAAAATTAATCAATTCTAATTCATTATTAAGTGGCAAAAGCATCTGTAAATACGTCCAATTTTTATCCCTAGACCTCATATGAAGAGTTGTATGATTCCATACGACTTCAGAAATTCCATTGACGAGTTTTTCTTCTTCCCCAAGAAGGGTAGATTCAACTTTGAATTTTTTACAAATTAGCTCGATGGTTTTTGTTCCTCCAAGAGTAGATTGAATTAATATCTTGTGACTTCTAGAATTACTTTTAAACCATTTTGGCATTTGATCTACAATTTCTTCTTCAAGAATTGCTCCTAGTTTCAGATCAATTGCTGCGCTCGTAAGAGTTTTTAATATTTCTATTGTTTTTTCAAATTCAATACAGTCAATAACTATTGAATACCACTTACGTTTGATATCAGTAGCAAGTAATAAAGAAGTAATTATTCCATTAGTCCCATAAGCATGATTTAGAGGTTCGGATTCTTCAGCATCAAATTTTAATAATGCAGGTTTTTCATTCATCGTCACTGCCTCTAAACCAATAAGATTTCCTGGATCTCTTAAGAATCCCCACCTAATGGAGCCAATACCTCCTGATCCACCTGCAATAAAACCCCCAATTGTTGCAGTTTTCCAAGTACTAGGAAATAACCTCAATTCCCTCCCATATTTCTCTAATTGTCTATTCAAATCTCCCATAACACAGCCAGACTGTACTTTTACAAAACCTGTATCTGGATCAAATTCTTCTAACTTATTAAAGTGACTCATCTGCATTACCACTCCTTTAAACAATGGGACGGCTTGTCCATAATTACCTGTACCTGAACCCCTTAAAGTAAGTGGGATAGAATATTTCCAACAAATTTCTGCTACTTCCTTTACCGCTTTGTGATCACAAGGTCTTACCACCAAATCAGCAATACATTCGTCTAATTTTTCAGTAAGGATAGGAGAGTAGTTATAAAAATCTTTTGAAAGTCTTTTTATGTCAGATTGGCTTTCAATAATCTCTAAGTTTTTGACTTCTCTAAATTTGTCTATAAATTTAAAACTATTTGATGTCATTAATAAAATTTTTATTGTTTTGTATATAAATTAGCCGATTAGCAATATAACTCGCCTTTTATAAACACTTTTCTCTTTAAGGTACTCGAAAAAACATCTGCCCATCTTTGTGCATCTAAAATTACAAAGTCGGCAGGGCAACCCTTTTTAATTAAACCATCCCATTTTAAGTTTAATAATCTGCTTGGAGCTAAAAAAACAGAAGATAGAGTCATTCTCTCCCACGGATTTAGTTGAAGCATAGGTATCGAGCAAGACAACATATAAAAAGGATCAAAATTACCAAATGGGTACCAGGGATCTTGAACGTTATCACTACCTAGAGATACATCCACGTGTGCTTTTTGTAATTGCTTTATTGGCGCAACTGGTCTTTTTAATGAGGTAGTTTTATTACTTCGATTAAGCAGCCAAAAATTTGTTAGAGGTAAAGCAATAACTTTAATATTTTTTTTAGCCATTTTTTCTCCTAAATTTAAAATCTCTCTATGACTTAGAGAAATAAGACTACTCAAATGACTACAAGTAATTGGAATACTATTAATCTTTAAATTTTCGATTGTCTCCAATAAAACTTTTATTCCTGCTCCAGGCTCAATGATCGATTCATCTATATGCAAATCTATTTCTAATTTATATTTACTCGCGAGAAGAAGCATCTTTGCGAGAAATCTGCTTGTATCTTTTTTATTGAAAGGGGGAACAATAACACCTCCTAAAATTCCTCCATAAGAGGAAAATATTTTTGCCAACTCTTCTCCATTAGAAGTATCCCAAAATTCCAATGGGGCTAGAGCAACGAATTGTAAAGTCAACTCAGATGAAAATTTTTTTTGTAATTTGAAAAGTTCAATCCAAATATTAATTGATTGACTTTTGTATGTATCAATATGACTTCTAATCGCTCTGTATCCATTTTTTATAGCAAGTTTTAATGATTTCTCAACTCTCTCAAGAACCTTATCTGTAGTTCTAGCTTTATGTTCTTCGAGGTTTATTGATAATGCTCCTCCATAGTTTGATTCCAGATTAGGAAAATCTGCCCATGTAAAAGATTTATCAAAATGTGAATGCGTCTCAACAAATCTTGGGAATAGAATATTTTTTGGTTTGTTATCTTTATTTTTTAAAGGCTTTAATTCTGAAACAAAACCATTCTCCCAAATGATAGAAACTGAACAAAATTCCTCCACATCAATATTGAGGTTATCAAAATCTTCTATTAAACAAAGGCTTCTGGGAATAAGAACCTCAGCGGTGCCGGAATTACTCAAATTTTTTAATTTTCTTCTATTTTAAATCATAAGAAAACTTTACTGAATAATAAAATAATTCAAATTTCGATAAATGATAAAAATAACTATGAAAAATTACCTTGAGTTGTTAAATTTATAAATGTGAGGCGGGCGTCGCCAAGTGGTTAAGGCAGCGGCTTGTGGCGCCGCTATTCGGGGGTTCGAATCCCCTCGCTCGCCCTCAAAAAAATTGCAGCAAAATTATTTAACTTGTAATTTTGAATTAAAGAATCATAAAAAATTCCTAGCAAAGTGCTAACAAAACCAGACGCAAAAAAATTTGAAAAGAATTCAACTACTGGCAGTTATTGGATAACTACATTTGGATGCCAAATGAACAAGGCTGATTCTGAGAGAATGGCTGGGACATTAGAGAAAATGGGATATACCAGAGCAGATAATGAATTAAATGCCGATTTGGTGTTATACAATACATGCACTATCAGAGATAATGCGGAGCAAAAAGTTTATAGCTTTCTAGGAAGACAAGCAAAAAGAAAGCACAAAACACCTAGCCTAAAACTTGTTGTTACAGGTTGCCTTGCTCAGCAGGAGGGGGAGTCCTTACTAAGAAGAGTCCCAGAACTCGATCTAGTAATGGGGCCTCAACACGTAAACAACCTTGAGAATCTTCTGGGGAAAGTTGATTTAGGAAATCAAGTGGCTGCCACAGAAGAAATCTTCATTTCTGAAGACATAACAAGTGCCAGAAGAGAAAGCTCTATTTGTGGCTGGGTTAATATCATTTATGGATGTAATGAAAGATGTTCATATTGTGTAGTTCCCTCTGTCAGAGGGAAAGAGCAATCAAGATATCCAAATGCGATAAAAAATGAGATACAAAAATTAGCTGATGATAATTTTAAAGAAATTACTCTTTTGGGTCAGAATATTGATGCTTATGGTAGAGATCTGCCAGGAACTACAAAAGAGGGTAGAAAAGAAAATACTTTAACAGATCTTTTATATTATATTCATGATGTTAATGGGATTAATCGAATAAGATTTGCTACTAGTCATCCAAGATATTTTTCAAAAAGATTGATTCAAGCTTGTTATGAACTTGATAAAGTCTGTGAACATTTCCATATTCCCTTCCAAAGTGGAAATGATGAAATCTTAAAACAAATGTCAAGAGGATATACTATCAAAAAGTATAAAAATATTATCGAGAATATAAGATCATTGATGCCAGATGCATCAATCACAGCTGACGCAATAGTTGCTTTCCCAGGAGAAACCGAACAACAATATCAAGATACATTAAAGCTAATATCAGATATTGGCTTTGATCAAGTAAATACAGCAGCATACTCTCCAAGGCCAAATACGCCTGCAGCAGTTTGGACTAATCAACTTCCTGAAGAATTAAAAAAAGCTAGATTGAATGAAATTAATGCTTTGGTCGAGAAAACTGCTAGGAGTAGAAATCAAAGATACATGAATAATATTGAAAGTGTTTTAATTGAGGGTTTAAATCCAAAAAATTCTTCACAAATCATGGGTAGAACTAGGACTAATAGATTAACTTTCGTAGAGATTCCCAAAAACATTAAATTTAATTTTGCATTGGGAGATGAGATAGATGTCAGAATAAATGAAGCAAGACCTTTTTCTTTAACAGGCGAACTTTGCTTATAACTTTTACTAAATGATCAGGAAACATAAAAAATGTGTAGGATTAATATTTGGTGGGGATTCTAATGAACATGAAGTATCGATATCCTCTGCAAAAACAGTTTTTCAAGCCTTTAATTCAAAAATAAACAAACAACGCTTTACTGTTAGAGCCTTTTATATAAATAAATATGGAGTTTGGTTTGATAGTGATCTCTCAGAGAAGATCCTAATTGATGAAATTGAAAACAATACAACAATAAAACAAGAAATTTTTAATCAAGAAAAAATTAACTTCCTAGAAGGAATTAATTTTCAAAATGTTGATGTTTGGTTCCCCCTTCTGCATGGATTTAATGGTGAAGACGGATCAATTCATGGCTTACTGAAATTTACTAAGAAACCTTTAGTCGGATGTGGAATTATAGGCTCTGCTCTAGGAATGGATAAAATAATGATGAAAACAATTTTCTCAGATCTTAAACTTCCACAAGTTAATTATCTAGTTTTTCAAAATAAAGATCTCAGTGATAAAGAAGTAAAAAATAAGTTGATTGATGAGATTTTAAAAAAATTTAATTTTCCTGTTTTTGTTAAACCATCTAACTCTGGATCATCTCTTGGTATTTCTAAAGTCACAAATGAATGTGAAATATTTGAAGCATTAGAAAAGGCTAGGATAATAGATCAAAGAATTTTAATAGAGGAAGGTTTAGAGGTAAGAGAGATTGAATGCGGAATAATTGGAAATGCAAAACTCTTAACCTCTGAGATAGGCGAAGTAAATTACGAAAGTGATTGGTATGATTACGATTCAAAATACAACTTAAATAATCAGATAACTATCCCAGCTGAAATAGATTCTAAAATCACCAAAGAAATTAAAAAAATTGCAGTTCGAAGTTGTAGAGCACTTAATATTTTTGGTTTTGCAAGAATAGATTTCTTTTTAGAAAAATCGTCTAATAAAATCTTGTTAAATGAAATAAATACAATTCCTGGTTTCACAAAAAAAAGTATGTTTCCAATGCTTTGGAAAGCTTCAGGTTTAAATATTGAAGAACTTGTGGCTAAACTAGTAGATATATCTCTAGATTTATAATTCAAATCAAATGTTGCATGGACTTCTTTGGTTGCCATTACTATTTATCTTCGTTTTATTAACTGCTCTGGGATGGTTAGAAAGAAGAAGGCAAAATCTTTTTAGGAGCTGGGCGAATGGTTCTGAACTTTGTAAGTTAGATAGTTCAGGTGCAGCGTCCTTAAAAGATGGGGAATTAAGATGGAGCGCATTTGAAGCTGGTACATTTGAAGAAAAAGATAGTTTCATAATCAAGAAACTAGAATTAGTTGAATTAATGGCCCTAACTTCAGGAGAAGCTCCTCTAACAAATGAATCTCAAGGAAAGTGCAGGTTGAGATTAGTAGGTGATGGGAAAGAGATGGATGTACCATTTTCAGATGCAGAACAGGCGAGAAAATGGATGGACCAATTAATGGAAAAGGCTCGATGTGATTTGTGAAAAACCAAAAAGAAATTCACCCTAGAAGCTTTTTATTTCTAATTTTATTTCTATTTTCGACAAGCTTAATAAGTTTAAAAACCCTAAAAAAGGTTAATATTCAGGACATTAGAATTTCTGGGAGTGAATTATTCTCGAAGAGTGACCTGGTAAAAAATTCATCTTTAAAATTTCCAATCCGATTAATTTTTATTAAAACTAATTTTTTAGAAAAAGAGTTAAAACAAAATTTATCGCTAAAGAATGTTTCAGTGCGTAGAGAAATATTGCCTTTTGGTTTGAAAGTTCATATGAAAACAAGAATTCCAATAGCATACGGAGAAAGAATATTTAATGACGAAAAAATCTCAGGTTTTATTGATAAAGATGGAATTTTTATCAACAAACAAAATGCAGAAGATATATATTTGAGCAAATTAACTATACAAGTTTTTGGTTGGAAAGAAAAATTCAAAAAAATATTATCTGAAATTTTAATTGCCCAAGAGAATTATGAATTTGATATAGTTAAAATAACTTTTTCAACCAATGGGTTTCTAACAGTTGAGGAAAAGGATTTAAAAACAATATTCTTAGGATTCAACCCAAATTTAATCACCTATCAATTACAAATAATAAATAACCTAAAAAATGAATTTAAGAAAAATAATTTTTCTACGAAAATAGATAATATTGATCTTACTAATCCAAATAAACCAAAAATAAAAGTGTTCAAACCCTAATATTTGAAAATTGATATTAAATATTTTTTTTTAATTATTGTAGTGTTGATGTGGGTTTAGCATTTAAAACAAAATATTTAATAATTAAATATTTTAAGGATTTTCCTCAACAAACTCCTACAGATGAGCTTAGTAAGTTCATAATGCACCCAATACTAGTATTAGATCCCTATTTAAGAGATGAGCTTCGGTAACAATCCAAACTTTGATCAATCGAGAGAAATTCTTCCAAGCCAAAACGCCAAAATAGAAGTTATTGGTGTGGGCGGAGGTGGAAGTAACGCTGTAAACAGGATGATTGATAGTGATCTTGAAGGCGTGTCATTCAGAGTTCTTAATACTGATGCGCAAGCCTTACTGCAGTCCTCTGCTGAGCGAAGGGTCCAGTTAGGTCAGAATTTAACAAGAGGGCTTGGAGCGGGAGGAAATCCAAGTATAGGTCAAAAGGCTGCAGAAGAATCTAGAGATGAGCTTCAACAATCACTAGAGGGATCCGACTTGGTTTTCATAGCAGCAGGAATGGGTGGAGGTACTGGCACAGGAGCAGCTCCAGTTGTTGCTGAAGTAGCAAAGCAAAGCGGTGCATTAACAATTGGAATAGTAACTAAACCTTTTTCTTTCGAAGGGAAAAGGAGAATGCGTCAAGCAGAAGAAGGAATTGCAAGGTTAGCAGAAAATGTTGATACTCTTATTGTCATACCAAATGATCGGTTAAAAGAAGTTTCATCTGGTGCCTCTATTCAAGAGGCGTTTAGGAATGCAGATGATGTTTTAAGAATGGGGGTTCAAGGGATAAGTGAAGTAATTACACGCCCAGGCGAGGTAAATCTTGACTTTGCGGATGTGAGATCAGTCATGACTGAAGCCGGTACAGCTCTTCTTGGTGTGGGTATTGGATCTGGTCGATCTAGAGCGATAGAAGCTGCTCAAGCGGCCATCAATAGTCCATTACTAGAAGCAGGAAGAATTGATGGGGCAAAAGGTTGCCTTGTAAATATTACTGGAGGGAGAGATTTGACTCTTGACGATGTCAACTCAGTTGGAGAAGTTATTAGTGATGTCGTAGATCAGGATGCGAATATAATAGTTGGTCAAGCAGTAAACGAAGATATGGAAGGAGAGATACAAGTTACCGTCATTGCAACTGGTTTTGATACAAACCAACCATTGAAGCAACAAAGAATTAGAAACAGATTATCTAATCAATCTTTTTATAATGATTCCAATAATAAAGACTTAGGAGCAAATATTCCAGAATTTTTGAAGTTAATGCAGAATAAGAAAGATATAGACTAACTATTAGTTAAAATAGAGTGACTCGGTTATCTCGCCTGCCTCAAGCATCCCTTGTGGCTGCTACCTTCCGGTCCTGACCAGGTTTAGGCGTTAAAACCGCGAAAGGCCGAGTCATAACAATAATAGCAATTCTTGATTAAAAAAGATACATAAATTTCTTATGTTACCTTCAGACCTCGTTAAGTATAAAGAAAAATCTCAAAAAATTATTGCACTAACTGCATGGGACTCAATATCAGGATCCATTGCAGAACAAGCTAATCCTGATCTCGTGCTAGTAGGAGATTCCTTAGCAATGGTCTGTTTAGGATACAAATCTACATTGCCATTAACTTTAGAAAACATAATTTATCACACTAATGCTGTTTCGAGAGGGTTTAAAAAGAAAATCGAAGATCAACCTTTGGTCGTTTCCGACATGCCTTTTCTGACTTACCAATGTGGAGAGGATAAAGCTGTGGAGTATGCAGGGAAAATTATTCAAAGCACTTATGCAAAAGCTGTAAAGGTAGAAGGGGCTGAACCAGAAATACAAACAGTTATTTCTAGATTAATAAGAATGGGAATCCCTGTTATGGGTCATATAGGCCTTACGCCACAAAGCTATTTAAATCTAGGTTTAAAGAAACAAGGAGAAAGCTTAGAAAGCCAAGAAAAAATCAAGAAAGAAGCTTCAATTCTTGAAAAATTAGGATGTTTTTCAATAGTTCTTGAACATATTCCTGAATTGCTAGCTAAAGAAATACAAAATAACTTAAACATTCCCATAATAGGCATCGGTGCAGGTAATTATTGTGATGGACAAGTAAGAGTTACTGCAGATTTGTTAGGCCTTAATGATGATCAACCACCATTTTGCCAACCGATTATTCAAGGAAAGAAATTATTTGAGGATAAATTAAAAGAATGGGTAGACTCTGAAAGACTTAACTAATCACCTACATTTTGTGGCAAGTAGCAATTAGCCGAAAAGCTAGTATTAGCAAAAGTTTTTAAGTAGGAAGAAACAAAAAAAGCTTATTAAATTCATTCTCAAATTAAAACTTATAAAAAACCCTTTTACCAGGTATTTCCATCTTCACATCCTTCTTTAGTTGAATCGCCACAAGTTTTAATAACTTCGCCAGTCTTTGGATTTAAATCTACTTCAAACCAAGTATCTCTACCATCTAAAGGTAGAGCTTTAGCTTTGAAACAACTATATTGATCTATTGCTTGAATTTCGTATCCTATAAATTCATTTTCATCTAAAAAGGTCTCAATACTATTCCAAGTTAAGTCTGCTTTGTTTTTAGTCTTTCTATCCACACATTCTCTAGTAACAGTGAGTAAACCATTTTTTACTGAAGAAGCTCTTGCCATTGACTGAACTTTCGGAAAGTTAGGAATTGCAACAAGGGAAAGTACAACAAAGCACAAGATAAATGGACTCAAGGCATACAAGATAATTAATAAACATCCATCGATTAAATAATCGTTTGATTTATTTTTTGGATGATTATTATTTTCAATCATTGCTTCTTATAAAAAAGAGGATTGCTATACCATCTAATTTAGATCAACTATCAAATTATTTCTTTGAAGAGATTTGCTTTACCTTTTGTTAAAGAAGTTTCTGAAGGGATTTTTTTATCATCTAAGATCAGAGCAAAGCAAGTGATACCAATGGTCTTAGCTATGACAAAAAGGATATGATTAATCTTAATTAATCTCATCCCACCACTTAAACATGGAAATAAGAATTTGATTGCTTAGCTCCATTCCTTTAGGCTCAGATAAAAAGAATCTATTACCCTTTCTAACTAATAATCCACGTTCAAAAAATATTTCCCATGCTTGAAGCAATTTACTAAAGTTACTTTGAAATTTTTTGTTTTCCCAGTTTTGTTCTTTAAACACCTCATAGATATCTAAACCCTCTCTAAGTCTCAATCCCAACATTATTTTCTCATCAAGTTCTT encodes:
- a CDS encoding PepSY domain-containing protein, with the translated sequence MIENNNHPKNKSNDYLIDGCLLIILYALSPFILCFVVLSLVAIPNFPKVQSMARASSVKNGLLTVTRECVDRKTKNKADLTWNSIETFLDENEFIGYEIQAIDQYSCFKAKALPLDGRDTWFEVDLNPKTGEVIKTCGDSTKEGCEDGNTW